A single Verrucomicrobiota bacterium DNA region contains:
- a CDS encoding ABC-F family ATP-binding cassette domain-containing protein, whose amino-acid sequence MASILTATDLVVRYGERAILDSATLGIEEGDRIGLVGRNGCGKTTFLRILAGLQSPDSGNVKRRRDLVVSYLPQDFMLDAAKSVEENIRDGAKPVLDLIAEFESLPHDSKRHEELEHRIQALEGWSLDQRIATAMSHLNCPAADRRIDTLSGGEKRRVAMCRAIVSLPDFLILDEPTNHLDPKSIDWVADFLDEFHGTYLVVTHDRYFLDRVAKRMVEMSDGRFFSHDGNYTDYLLAKAERQEADATIEHKRQMFLKKELAWVRQGARAQRSKQKNRFERYYETAAQDGPTVEEDVELCIPPPPQLGNRVVELSNLGMDLAGRTLFRGFSFTFENGQRIGVCGQNGLGKTTLLKVIIAELKPTEGTVKVGQLTKFNYVDQGRLQLREERTALEEVSDGTEFVIFGDGKISVRSYLRRFLFADERIMTQVKYLSGGERSRLLLARVLKNGGNFLILDEPTNDLDLPTLRVLEEALIAFPGVVCVVSHDRYFLNRVCTDVLAFEGDGKIHHSVGDYDYYLEKRQRSVVAASRESAVIVALNKPSAPSGEAATKITKARKLSFKEARELEGMEAQIHAVDEEIAHIEGLFASPEFHRTHATQTNQLTSDLAAAKEKLAKLYARWEELETIKATSASSIT is encoded by the coding sequence ATGGCTTCGATCCTCACCGCCACTGACCTCGTTGTGCGCTACGGGGAGCGTGCCATTCTCGACAGCGCCACGCTCGGTATTGAAGAGGGCGATCGCATCGGGCTGGTTGGGCGCAACGGTTGTGGCAAGACGACGTTCCTCCGCATCCTCGCCGGGTTGCAATCGCCTGACAGCGGCAATGTCAAGCGACGGCGCGATCTCGTTGTCAGTTACCTGCCGCAGGATTTCATGCTCGATGCGGCTAAGTCGGTCGAGGAGAACATTCGCGACGGCGCGAAGCCGGTGCTCGATTTGATCGCGGAGTTTGAATCGCTGCCTCACGACTCAAAGCGACACGAGGAACTTGAACATCGCATTCAAGCGCTGGAAGGTTGGTCGTTGGATCAGCGCATTGCCACGGCGATGTCGCACTTGAATTGTCCGGCTGCTGACCGGCGCATTGACACGCTTTCCGGCGGCGAGAAACGGCGAGTGGCGATGTGCCGTGCGATTGTCTCGTTGCCTGACTTTCTGATTCTGGACGAACCGACAAACCATCTCGATCCGAAATCCATTGATTGGGTTGCGGACTTTCTCGACGAGTTCCACGGCACGTATCTGGTCGTCACCCACGATCGCTATTTCCTCGACCGCGTTGCGAAACGCATGGTCGAGATGTCGGATGGTCGCTTTTTCTCACACGACGGCAACTACACCGATTACCTGCTGGCAAAAGCTGAACGCCAGGAAGCCGACGCGACCATCGAACACAAGCGCCAGATGTTTTTGAAAAAGGAACTCGCGTGGGTTCGTCAGGGCGCGCGCGCGCAGCGCAGCAAACAGAAGAACCGTTTCGAGCGTTACTACGAAACCGCCGCGCAGGATGGGCCGACAGTCGAGGAAGACGTTGAACTTTGCATTCCACCGCCGCCACAACTGGGCAATCGCGTCGTCGAGTTGAGCAATCTCGGCATGGACCTTGCCGGGCGGACGTTGTTTCGCGGATTCAGTTTCACGTTCGAGAACGGCCAGCGCATCGGCGTTTGCGGGCAGAATGGCCTCGGCAAAACCACGTTGCTCAAGGTCATCATCGCTGAACTCAAACCCACTGAAGGCACGGTCAAAGTTGGCCAGCTCACCAAGTTCAATTACGTGGACCAGGGCCGGCTGCAGTTGCGCGAGGAACGCACGGCGCTGGAGGAGGTCAGCGACGGCACGGAGTTCGTCATCTTCGGTGATGGTAAGATTTCGGTGCGCTCGTATCTGAGGCGGTTTCTGTTTGCGGACGAGCGCATCATGACGCAGGTGAAGTATCTATCTGGCGGCGAGCGCAGCCGGTTGCTGCTGGCGCGCGTTTTGAAAAACGGCGGCAACTTTCTTATCCTCGACGAGCCGACCAACGATCTCGATCTGCCGACATTGCGCGTGTTGGAAGAAGCGCTGATCGCGTTCCCAGGCGTGGTGTGCGTGGTGAGTCACGACCGTTATTTCCTGAACCGCGTTTGTACCGACGTGCTGGCGTTTGAAGGCGACGGCAAAATCCATCACAGCGTCGGCGACTACGATTATTATCTGGAGAAAAGGCAACGCTCCGTTGTAGCCGCGTCTCGTGAGAGCGCGGTCATTGTCGCCTTGAACAAGCCATCCGCACCCTCAGGGGAGGCGGCTACGAAAATAACGAAGGCGCGCAAACTCTCCTTCAAGGAAGCGCGCGAACTTGAAGGCATGGAGGCGCAAATTCACGCCGTTGACGAAGAGATCGCCCACATCGAAGGGCTGTTCGCTTCGCCAGAATTTCATCGCACGCACGCGACGCAAACCAACCAACTCACCTCCGACCTCGCCGCCGCAAAGGAAAAGCTTGCGAAGCTTTATGCGCGGTGGGAAGAGTTGGAAACGATCAAGGCGACGTCAGCTTCGTCGATTACCTAA
- a CDS encoding GTP-binding protein codes for MSITEEISKRRTFAIISHPDAGKTTLTEKLLLYGGAVQLAGSVTARKNQRATTSDWMELEKKRGISISSTVLQFDYNGYRLNLLDTPGHKDFSEDTYRVLTAVDSVVMVIDSAKGIEPQTRKLFEVCRQRGVPIFTFMNKCDRPMKDPLALLDELERVLGIGAFPVNWPIGNGFEFQGVFDRQTQQMHLFERTVGGQYRAPVQVGGLHDELIRGRLDDGTFHHTVEELEMLEHAGHDWDDTAVLADKTTPVFFGSALNNFGVQLLLDGFLKHAPGPKGRNALVAAEVTRRNVPGGRNGEQTNPPPHVGGYIPPEHSAFSGFIFKIQANMDPKHRDRIVFVRVCSGKFERDMTVHHSRSEKKVRLSSSHKLFGNERETVDEAWPGDVIGLVGHDSFGIGDTLTTDPKILYKEIPRFTPEAFAHLHNPNTAKFKQFRQGLEQLLQEGVIQALYLRNSSVKTPLLAAVGPLQFEVVQFRLESEYGAVSRLESAPWTVVRWLPPDLKEDDLDALSLPTGAKLAYDIGKNPVALFQNEWSANYFSETNKLVPLSALPAQTARE; via the coding sequence GTGAGCATTACGGAAGAAATCTCGAAGCGGCGCACGTTCGCCATCATCTCGCATCCGGACGCGGGTAAAACCACGTTGACGGAAAAGCTGCTGCTGTACGGCGGCGCGGTGCAACTCGCCGGCTCGGTCACGGCGCGTAAAAACCAGCGCGCCACCACGTCCGACTGGATGGAACTGGAAAAGAAGCGCGGCATTTCGATCAGCTCCACGGTTTTGCAGTTTGATTACAACGGTTACCGCCTCAACCTGCTCGACACGCCGGGTCACAAGGATTTTTCCGAGGACACCTATCGCGTCCTCACCGCCGTGGATTCGGTGGTGATGGTGATTGATTCGGCCAAAGGCATCGAGCCGCAGACGCGCAAGCTCTTCGAGGTCTGCCGCCAGCGCGGCGTGCCGATCTTCACATTCATGAACAAGTGCGATCGCCCGATGAAAGACCCGCTCGCGTTGCTCGATGAACTGGAGCGCGTGCTCGGCATCGGCGCGTTCCCCGTGAACTGGCCCATCGGCAACGGCTTCGAGTTCCAGGGCGTGTTCGATCGGCAGACGCAACAGATGCACCTCTTCGAGCGCACGGTCGGCGGCCAATACCGCGCGCCGGTGCAGGTCGGCGGATTGCATGACGAACTCATCCGCGGTCGGCTCGACGACGGAACGTTCCATCACACGGTCGAAGAACTGGAAATGCTCGAACACGCCGGGCACGACTGGGATGACACCGCGGTGCTGGCGGACAAAACCACGCCGGTGTTTTTCGGCAGCGCCCTCAATAATTTCGGTGTGCAGTTACTCTTGGATGGTTTCTTGAAACACGCGCCGGGTCCGAAAGGGCGAAATGCCCTCGTAGCCGCCGAGGTGACGAGGCGGAACGTGCCTGGTGGCAGAAACGGTGAACAAACCAATCCGCCTCCTCACGTCGGCGGCTACATTCCTCCCGAGCATTCCGCGTTCTCCGGGTTCATCTTCAAGATTCAGGCGAACATGGACCCGAAGCACCGCGACCGCATCGTGTTTGTCCGCGTCTGCTCCGGCAAATTCGAGCGCGACATGACCGTGCATCACTCGCGCTCCGAGAAGAAAGTTCGCCTCTCCAGTTCGCACAAACTCTTCGGCAACGAACGCGAAACGGTGGACGAGGCGTGGCCCGGCGACGTCATCGGCCTCGTCGGCCACGACAGCTTCGGCATCGGCGACACGCTCACCACCGACCCCAAGATTCTCTACAAGGAAATCCCGCGCTTCACACCCGAAGCCTTCGCGCACCTGCACAATCCGAACACCGCGAAGTTCAAACAATTCCGCCAGGGCCTCGAACAGCTTTTGCAGGAGGGCGTGATCCAGGCGCTTTATCTGCGCAACTCATCGGTGAAAACGCCGTTGCTCGCAGCGGTTGGCCCACTGCAATTCGAAGTCGTGCAATTCCGTCTCGAAAGCGAATACGGCGCGGTGTCACGCCTTGAATCTGCCCCGTGGACGGTCGTGCGCTGGCTGCCGCCCGACCTGAAGGAGGACGACCTCGACGCCCTTTCGCTGCCGACCGGCGCAAAGCTCGCCTACGACATTGGCAAGAACCCCGTGGCGCTGTTTCAGAACGAGTGGTCGGCAAATTATTTCAGCGAGACGAACAAGCTTGTCCCGCTCTCGGCTCTTCCAGCGCAGACGGCGAGGGAATAG
- a CDS encoding NnrS family protein, which produces MNQAKQITWSDVGKEPFRLFFPEGVLAGIVGVSLWPLHFGGLISLYPGQAHARIMAYGLFGGFMFGFLGTAMPRMLSAPPLGLRNVLLLLGLHLSMVVAFAMQKIIWGDSLFLALLSFFAVLIFRRASHRKDTPPPGFVLVGLAFLCVAAGTLLAVFQPGGDEAGAYWVSLQRLLCYQGFVLLPILGIGPFILPRFFGLPSPHDFPESMAPAAAWKKKAALALVAGGLIVASFFMEVEGWFRTAHAVRFATTLVYLAFEFPFRQAPKLSNALGASLRIAFAALVSGFVAITLWPSFRVSLLHLTLIGGFAVVTFTVATRVVFGHSGNLEKLRGRNRWMLVAVALMLLGMATRISGDFWPKITVSHYNWGAVIWIAGVLVWSCFVLPKVLQVENE; this is translated from the coding sequence GTGAACCAGGCAAAACAGATTACATGGAGCGACGTCGGCAAAGAACCGTTCCGCCTTTTCTTCCCCGAAGGAGTGCTGGCGGGAATCGTTGGCGTCAGTCTTTGGCCACTGCATTTTGGCGGACTAATCAGCCTTTACCCGGGCCAGGCACACGCCCGCATCATGGCCTACGGGCTTTTTGGCGGATTTATGTTTGGATTTCTGGGAACGGCCATGCCCCGCATGCTGTCGGCGCCGCCGCTTGGGCTTCGAAATGTGCTGCTGCTCCTGGGGCTGCATCTGTCCATGGTTGTCGCTTTCGCAATGCAGAAGATTATTTGGGGCGACAGCTTATTTCTCGCGCTGCTCAGTTTCTTCGCCGTCCTGATATTTAGGCGGGCAAGCCATCGTAAGGACACGCCACCACCCGGATTTGTGCTGGTCGGTCTGGCCTTCTTGTGCGTCGCCGCGGGAACTTTGCTGGCGGTGTTTCAACCTGGGGGAGACGAGGCGGGCGCGTACTGGGTCAGTCTGCAACGGCTGTTATGTTATCAAGGATTCGTTCTGCTTCCAATCCTCGGCATCGGCCCGTTCATTCTGCCGCGATTTTTTGGGCTGCCCAGCCCGCACGATTTTCCTGAAAGCATGGCGCCCGCAGCGGCGTGGAAGAAGAAGGCGGCATTGGCCCTCGTCGCCGGTGGTTTGATCGTGGCTTCATTCTTCATGGAGGTGGAAGGATGGTTTCGCACGGCGCATGCGGTCCGTTTTGCGACGACTTTGGTTTATCTGGCGTTTGAATTTCCGTTTCGCCAGGCACCAAAGCTCAGCAATGCGCTCGGGGCGTCTTTGCGCATTGCATTCGCCGCCTTGGTCAGCGGGTTTGTCGCAATTACGCTTTGGCCCTCCTTTCGGGTCAGCTTGCTGCACCTGACTTTGATTGGCGGTTTTGCGGTGGTCACATTTACGGTCGCGACTCGCGTCGTGTTCGGACATAGCGGCAATCTGGAAAAGTTGCGCGGACGAAACCGGTGGATGCTGGTCGCCGTGGCCTTGATGCTCCTGGGTATGGCGACGCGTATCAGCGGAGATTTCTGGCCGAAGATCACGGTTTCTCATTACAATTGGGGCGCGGTCATCTGGATTGCCGGCGTGCTGGTCTGGTCGTGCTTTGTGCTGCCCAAAGTGTTGCAGGTTGAGAACGAATGA
- a CDS encoding MoaD/ThiS family protein, translated as MIRVVLPYHLRNLAHLDGEVELEVENPVTLRSVLDALEVQYPVLRGTIRDHDTLKRRPFIRFFACKEDLSLESPETKLPEEVVNGAEPFLIVGAMAGG; from the coding sequence ATGATTCGCGTGGTGCTTCCATATCATCTGCGCAACCTGGCGCACCTGGATGGCGAGGTTGAGCTTGAAGTCGAGAATCCGGTCACGCTGCGCTCGGTGCTCGATGCGCTCGAAGTCCAGTATCCGGTGCTGCGAGGCACAATCCGCGACCACGACACGTTGAAGCGCCGGCCATTCATCAGGTTTTTCGCCTGCAAAGAAGACCTGTCGCTCGAATCACCAGAGACGAAGTTGCCCGAAGAAGTCGTCAATGGCGCGGAACCGTTTCTGATTGTCGGGGCGATGGCTGGAGGTTGA